The following are from one region of the Armatimonadota bacterium genome:
- the fusA gene encoding elongation factor G codes for MANLPLEKVRNIGIAAHIDAGKTTTTERILYYTGRVHRMGEVDDGDATMDWMPQEMERGITITSAATTCEWKNHRINIIDTPGHVDFTAEVERSLRVLDGMVMVMCAVGGVQPQSETVWRQANKYSVPRIVFVNKMDRVGADFHDVLHQMRQRLGAHVIAVQLPIGSEDKFEGVIDLIEQRAYRWVGEHGETIEEFDVPANMLQRVATFREHLIVALAEADPELENMYLEGDEPTADRIRQAIRKLTVEGKMVPVVTGTALKNKGVQLLLDAICEYLPCPVETPAIHGVHPKSGEPVERKPSPEEPFCGYVFKVVSDAFVGQLAYMRVYSGHVNKGDSVLNSRTGRKERLSRLLRMHANRREDLDRAETGDIVALVGLTQPVTGDTLSALHAPIALEAISFPEPVISLAIEAKTRADEERLADALSRLVAEDPTFAVRTDRDTGQQIISGMGELHLEIIVDRLRREFGVEVNVGKQQVAYKETITRAAEGEARFVRQTGGRGQFGHVILKLEPTGPETEFEFVNAIKGGLIPAEFIPAVEAGLREAMESGPLAGYPVTRIKATLLGGSYHEVDSSELAFRVAAGMAFREAYLKAQPTLLEPIMLAEIITPEQYMGDVVNDLNSKRAEIERMTIGAGDTQTIVARVPLAQMFGYSTSLRSQSQGRATYTMEPHSYEPVPDPDAVLGRV; via the coding sequence GTGGCGAACTTGCCGCTGGAGAAAGTCAGAAACATTGGTATCGCCGCGCACATCGACGCGGGGAAGACCACCACCACCGAGCGCATCCTGTACTACACAGGTCGGGTGCACCGGATGGGTGAGGTGGACGACGGCGATGCCACCATGGATTGGATGCCGCAGGAGATGGAGCGCGGCATCACAATCACCAGCGCCGCCACGACTTGTGAGTGGAAGAACCACCGCATCAACATCATCGATACCCCCGGCCACGTCGATTTCACCGCTGAGGTTGAGCGGTCCCTGCGTGTGCTGGACGGGATGGTCATGGTCATGTGCGCGGTGGGAGGGGTCCAGCCCCAGTCTGAGACGGTATGGCGACAGGCCAATAAGTATTCGGTTCCGCGCATCGTCTTCGTGAACAAGATGGACCGGGTCGGCGCGGATTTCCATGATGTGCTGCATCAGATGCGGCAGCGGCTGGGAGCCCATGTGATCGCGGTGCAGCTACCGATCGGCTCCGAGGACAAGTTCGAGGGTGTCATTGACCTTATCGAGCAGCGCGCATACCGGTGGGTTGGAGAGCACGGCGAGACGATCGAGGAGTTCGACGTTCCGGCGAACATGCTCCAGCGGGTCGCAACGTTCCGCGAACACCTGATCGTAGCTCTCGCCGAGGCAGACCCGGAACTTGAAAACATGTACCTGGAGGGCGACGAGCCCACTGCGGACAGGATTCGCCAGGCGATCCGGAAGCTCACAGTCGAGGGGAAGATGGTCCCGGTCGTGACCGGGACGGCCCTGAAAAACAAGGGCGTGCAGCTCCTGCTCGACGCAATCTGCGAATACCTGCCCTGCCCAGTGGAGACGCCTGCGATCCACGGGGTACACCCGAAGAGCGGAGAACCCGTGGAGCGCAAGCCCAGCCCGGAAGAGCCGTTCTGCGGATACGTTTTCAAAGTCGTCAGCGACGCTTTTGTGGGCCAGCTTGCATACATGCGAGTGTATAGCGGCCACGTGAACAAGGGCGACAGTGTTTTGAACTCCCGCACCGGCCGCAAGGAACGACTTTCGCGGCTATTGCGGATGCACGCGAACCGGCGCGAGGATCTTGACAGAGCAGAAACCGGCGATATCGTGGCGCTGGTTGGGCTGACCCAGCCGGTGACGGGGGATACCCTGAGCGCCCTGCATGCGCCCATTGCGCTGGAGGCCATAAGCTTCCCGGAGCCCGTGATCTCGTTGGCAATAGAGGCCAAGACGCGGGCGGATGAGGAGCGTCTTGCCGACGCCCTGAGCCGGCTTGTGGCGGAGGACCCGACCTTCGCCGTCCGGACGGATCGCGACACGGGTCAGCAGATCATCTCCGGCATGGGCGAACTGCACCTTGAGATCATTGTTGACCGGCTTCGCCGTGAGTTCGGCGTTGAGGTCAACGTGGGCAAGCAGCAGGTGGCGTACAAGGAGACCATCACTCGGGCCGCTGAGGGTGAGGCGCGGTTCGTACGCCAGACCGGCGGCCGCGGACAGTTCGGCCACGTGATCTTGAAACTTGAGCCCACCGGTCCCGAGACGGAGTTCGAGTTTGTGAACGCTATCAAGGGCGGGTTGATTCCGGCGGAGTTTATCCCGGCAGTGGAGGCGGGGTTGCGGGAAGCCATGGAGAGCGGGCCGCTGGCGGGATATCCCGTAACGCGTATCAAGGCCACGCTCCTGGGCGGCTCTTACCATGAGGTTGACTCCAGTGAGTTGGCGTTCCGAGTGGCGGCGGGAATGGCGTTCCGGGAAGCTTATCTGAAGGCCCAGCCGACGCTGCTTGAGCCGATTATGCTCGCCGAGATCATCACGCCTGAGCAATACATGGGCGACGTGGTCAATGATCTGAACTCGAAGCGCGCCGAGATCGAGCGGATGACCATTGGCGCCGGCGACACCCAGACGATTGTGGCCCGCGTGCCACTTGCACAGATGTTCGGGTATTCCACATCCCTGCGGTCGCAGTCGCAGGGCAGGGCGACGTACACCATGGAGCCGCACTCGTACGAGCCGGTTCCCGACCCTGACGCGGTCCTGGGGCGC
- the rpsG gene encoding 30S ribosomal protein S7 yields MPRRGAAPKRDVVPDAVFGSRTAQQIINKLMKGGKKVTAERIFYGALQVIADKTGQNPLDVLARAMKNVTPIVEVRPRRVGGATYQVPVEVSPRRQMTLAVRWLLRAARERHERTMRDRLANEIMDAANREGATMKRREDMQRMAEANKAYSHYRW; encoded by the coding sequence CGTAGTCCCGGATGCGGTGTTCGGCAGCCGGACCGCGCAGCAGATCATCAACAAGCTGATGAAGGGCGGCAAGAAAGTTACAGCCGAGCGCATCTTTTACGGCGCCCTGCAGGTGATCGCTGACAAGACCGGCCAGAACCCGTTGGACGTCCTGGCCCGCGCCATGAAGAACGTGACACCGATTGTCGAGGTGCGGCCGCGGCGCGTGGGTGGAGCTACCTACCAGGTCCCGGTTGAGGTTTCGCCGCGCCGCCAGATGACGCTGGCCGTCCGCTGGCTGCTGCGTGCCGCGCGGGAACGCCACGAGCGCACCATGCGCGACCGTCTGGCCAACGAAATCATGGACGCCGCGAACCGCGAGGGCGCGACGATGAAACGGCGCGAGGACATGCAGCGCATGGCCGAGGCAAACAAGGCGTATTCGCACTATCGCTGGTAG